The following coding sequences lie in one Danio rerio strain Tuebingen ecotype United States chromosome 25, GRCz12tu, whole genome shotgun sequence genomic window:
- the kdm7ab gene encoding lysine-specific demethylase 7B (The RefSeq protein has 2 substitutions, 1 non-frameshifting indel compared to this genomic sequence), with protein MATAQLYCVCRQPYDVSRFMIECDICKDWFHGSCVEVEEHYAVDIDVYHCPNCDVHHGPSLMKKRRNWHRHDYTEPDDGSKPVQAGTSVFVRELQARTFPSGDEILQPMHGGQVTQRYLERHGFRYPIIVSKREELGLRLPPPDFSIKDVERYVGGDKVIDVIDVARQADSKMKLKAFVKYYYSPQRPKVLNVISLEFSDTKMAELVVVPDIAQKMSWVENYWPDDSYFPKPFVQKYCLMGVKDSYTDFHIDFGGTSVWYHVLWGEKIFYLIKPTPANLALYEEWSSSPNQSEVFFGEKVDKCYKCVVRQGTTLLIPTGWIHAVLTSQDCMAFGGNFLHNLNIGMQLRCYEMERRLKTPDLFKFPYFEAICWYVAKNLLETLKESREENCLPPEYLIKGVKALITALRNWLKRELVTEPASEVPDHIRPNHLIKMLTKEIQYLEYQNGNCGNKPMKLQESSICPSTRSAHERGSHARKTARRLHGPKAPSHLDIYEQHTQEVLKRLEMGPYEEDASFNLKVNGKFNKVSTASAAAAERSLENDLRLVLCNGQIVRDNRQHVTEKRPRIKEEEEGRDVKRDSLKIKLIPKEEEQEVHIQVKEEDKRHLVARGVKDFTDMSKEESSDLRNRESVLSDISSDSESDTEFTTQKKNCSEEESESSSEEEEDEKMKRGGDDKVNTKSCSSFTMDTHKSRRRISSFEKCLKRESVTLASAEEDAIQGMLAVAGLLYSHPTKDPSSSQESWWSRTNHTSPEYSRKKVASGEENQDSDSNSSQEDFEAREHSGGGCHSSKLQHRIQEHKSFMDSQGSSSSSSSETWSSCTQSPAHRESPTMTYQYCETSLSPPLHPSKRPAANPPPVSNQATKGKRPKKGMATAKQRLGKILKLSRHKPFFV; from the exons CTGTGTCGAGGTTGAAGAGCACTATGCTGTGGACATTGACGTCTACCACTGTCCCAACTGTGATGTCCACCACGGACCCTCTCTCA tgaagaaacggaGGAATTGGCACAGACATGACTACACCGAGCCAGATGACGGCAGTAAGCCAGTGCAGGCTGGCACCTCAGTTTTTGTTCGGGAGCTGCAGGCCAGGACCTTCCCCAG TGGAGATGAGATCTTGCAGCCAATGCATGGCGGTCAGGTCACCCAGAGATATCTGGAGCGGCATGGCTTCCGCTATCCCATCATTGTATCCAAAAGGGAAGAACTTGGTCTCCGGTTACCTCCGCCGGATTTCTCCATCAAGGATGTCGAGCGTTATGTTG GAGGTAACAAAGTAATCGATGTCATTGATGTGGCCAGGCAGGCGGACAGCAAGATGAAACTGAAAGCGTTTGTCAAGTATTATTACAGCCCTCAGCGGCCCAAAGTCTTGAACGTCATCAGTCTGGAGTTTTCAGACACCAA GATGGCAGAGTTGGTGGTCGTCCCTGATATCGCCCAGAAAATGTCTTGGGTGGAGAACTACTGGCCTGATGACTCTTACTTTCCCAAGCCCTTTGTGCAGAAGTATTGTTTAATGGGCGTCAAGGACAGCTATACAGACTTCCATATTGATTTCGGGGGCACGTCTGTGTGGTACCATGTATTGTGG GGGgagaagattttttatttaataaagccGACCCCAGCTAATCTTGCACTATACGAGGAGTGGAGCTCATCCCCGAACCAGAGTGAGGTGTTCTTCGGGGAGAAAGTGGACAAGTGCTACAAATGTGTCGTGCGGCAGGGAACAACACTTCTGATTCCAACAG gatggatccatgcagTTCTCACCTCTCAGGATTGCATGGCTTTCGGAGGAAACTTCCTCCACAACCTCAACATTGGCATGCAGCTCAG GTGTTATGAGATGGAGCGGCGTCTGAAAACTCCAGACCTCTTTAAGTTCCCTTATTTCGAGGCCATCTGCTGGTACGTGGCGAAGAATCTGCTGGAGACTCTTAAAG AATCTCGAGAGGAAAACTGCCTGCCTCCAGAATACCTTATCAAGGGAGTCAAAGCGTTGATAACTGCACTGAGGAACTGGCTAAAAAGAGAG cTA GTCACCGAGCCAGCCAGCGAGGTCCCAGACCATATCAGACCCAACCATCTCATTAAAATGCTCACCAAGGAAATCCAGTACCTTGAG TACCAGAACGGGAACTGTGGAAACAAGCCAATGAAACTTCAAGAAAGCTCCATTTGTCCTTCCACAAGGTCTGCACACGAGCGAGGGTCTCATGCACGCAAGACCGCCAGACGCCTTC ACGGCCCTAAAGCTCCCTCACACCTGGATATCTATGAGCAGCACACGCAGGAGGTCTTGAAAAGACTGGAAATGGGTCCCTATGAGGAG GATGCCTCCTTTAACCTGAAAGTCAATGGCAAATTCAATAAGGTTTCGACAGCTTCAGCCGCAGCAGCAGAACGCAGTTTGGAAAATGACCTGCGTCTGGTTCTGTGTAATGGACAAATAGTGAG AGATAACAGGCAGCATGTTACAGAAAAAAGACCAAGGATAAAGGAAGAGGAGGAAGGCCGAGACGTGAAGAGGGACTCACTCAAGATCAAACTGATCCCTAAAGAGGAGGAACAGGAAGTGCACATTCAAGTGAAAGAGGAGGATAAACGTCATCTTGTAGCCAGAGGAGTAAAGGACTTCACAG ATATGAGTAAAGAAGAGAGTTCAGATCTCAGGAACAGAGAATCAGTACTTTCAGACATTTCATCAGACTCTGAATCGGATACAGAGTTTACTACACAG AAAAAGAACTGCTCTGAGGAGGAATCCGAGAGTTCTtcagaggaagaggaggatgaaAAGATGAAGAGGGTTGGAGACGACAAAGTTAACACCAAAAGCTGCTCTAGCTTCACTATGGATACACACAAGTCCCGGCGAAGAATTAGCAGTTTTGAAAAATGTCTTAAAAG AGAATCGGTCACCTTGGCCAGTGCTGAAGAGGATGCTATCCAGGGAATGCTGGCTGTTGCAGGACTGCTGTATTCTCACCCAACAAAAGATCCCAGCAGCTCACAGGAATCCTGGTGGTCTCGGACCAACCACACCTCTCCTGAATACA GTAGAAAGAAGGTTGCATCAGGAGAGGAGAATCAGGATTCAGACAGCAATTCTTCACAG GAGGATTTTGAGGCTCGTGAGCACTCAGGAGGAGGATGCCACTCGAGCAAACTCCAGCACAGGATCCAGGAGCACAAGAGCTTCATGGACAGTCagggcagcagcagcagcagcagtagtagtgaAACGTGGAGCAGTTGCACACAGTCTCCAGCTCACAGGGAAAGCCCAACAATGACCTATCAGTACTGTGAGACCTCACTGTCACCACCACTGCACCCGTCTAAGAGGCCTGCCGCAAACCCTCCACCAGTCAGCAATCAGGCCACCAAAG GTAAACGTCCTAAGAAAGGCATGGCCACAGCGAAGCAGAGACTGGGCAAGATTCTCAAACTCAGCAGACACAAACCCTTTTTTGTGTAG
- the kdm7ab gene encoding lysine-specific demethylase 7B isoform X1, translating into MATAQLYCVCRQPYDVSRFMIECDICKDWFHGSCVEVEEHYAVDIDVYHCPNCDVHHGPSLMKKRRNWHRHDYTEPDDGSKPVQAGTSVFVRELQARTFPSGDEILQPMHGGQVTQRYLERHGFRYPIIVSKREELGLRLPPPDFSIKDVERYVGGNKVIDVIDVARQADSKMKLKAFVKYYYSPQRPKVLNVISLEFSDTKMAELVVVPDIAQKMSWVENYWPDDSYFPKPFVQKYCLMGVKDSYTDFHIDFGGTSVWYHVLWGEKIFYLIKPTPANLALYEEWSSSPNQSEVFFGEKVDKCYKCVVRQGTTLLIPTGWIHAVLTSQDCMAFGGNFLHNLNIGMQLRCYEMERRLKTPDLFKFPYFEAICWYVAKNLLETLKESREENCLPPEYLIKGVKALITALRNWLKREVTEPASEVPDHIRPNHLIKMLTKEIQYLEEYQNGNCGNKPMKLQESSICPSTRSAHERGSHARKTARRLRGHHHHHHRHHHHHHHHHHHNHQHSDGPKAPSHLDIYEQHTQEVLKRLEMGPYEEDASFNLKVNGKFNKVSTASAAAAERSLENDLRLVLCNGQIVRDNRQHVTEKRPRIKEEEEGRDVKRDSLKIKLIPKEEEQEVHIQVKEEDKRHLVARGVKDFTDMSKEESSDLRNRESVLSDISSDSESDTEFTTQKKNCSEEESESSSEEEEDEKMKRVGDDKVNTKSCSSFTMDTHKSRRRISSFEKCLKRESVTLASAEEDAIQGMLAVAGLLYSHPTKDPSSSQESWWSRTNHTSPEYSRKKVASGEENQDSDSNSSQEDFEAREHSGGGCHSSKLQHRIQEHKSFMDSQGSSSSSSSSETWSSCTQSPAHRESPTMTYQYCETSLSPPLHPSKRPAANPPPVSNQATKGKRPKKGMATAKQRLGKILKLSRHKPFFV; encoded by the exons CTGTGTCGAGGTTGAAGAGCACTATGCTGTGGACATTGACGTCTACCACTGTCCCAACTGTGATGTCCACCACGGACCCTCTCTCA tgaagaaacggaGGAATTGGCACAGACATGACTACACCGAGCCAGATGACGGCAGTAAGCCAGTGCAGGCTGGCACCTCAGTTTTTGTTCGGGAGCTGCAGGCCAGGACCTTCCCCAG TGGAGATGAGATCTTGCAGCCAATGCATGGCGGTCAGGTCACCCAGAGATATCTGGAGCGGCATGGCTTCCGCTATCCCATCATTGTATCCAAAAGGGAAGAACTTGGTCTCCGGTTACCTCCGCCGGATTTCTCCATCAAGGATGTCGAGCGTTATGTTG GAGGTAACAAAGTAATCGATGTCATTGATGTGGCCAGGCAGGCGGACAGCAAGATGAAACTGAAAGCGTTTGTCAAGTATTATTACAGCCCTCAGCGGCCCAAAGTCTTGAACGTCATCAGTCTGGAGTTTTCAGACACCAA GATGGCAGAGTTGGTGGTCGTCCCTGATATCGCCCAGAAAATGTCTTGGGTGGAGAACTACTGGCCTGATGACTCTTACTTTCCCAAGCCCTTTGTGCAGAAGTATTGTTTAATGGGCGTCAAGGACAGCTATACAGACTTCCATATTGATTTCGGGGGCACGTCTGTGTGGTACCATGTATTGTGG GGGgagaagattttttatttaataaagccGACCCCAGCTAATCTTGCACTATACGAGGAGTGGAGCTCATCCCCGAACCAGAGTGAGGTGTTCTTCGGGGAGAAAGTGGACAAGTGCTACAAATGTGTCGTGCGGCAGGGAACAACACTTCTGATTCCAACAG gatggatccatgcagTTCTCACCTCTCAGGATTGCATGGCTTTCGGAGGAAACTTCCTCCACAACCTCAACATTGGCATGCAGCTCAG GTGTTATGAGATGGAGCGGCGTCTGAAAACTCCAGACCTCTTTAAGTTCCCTTATTTCGAGGCCATCTGCTGGTACGTGGCGAAGAATCTGCTGGAGACTCTTAAAG AATCTCGAGAGGAAAACTGCCTGCCTCCAGAATACCTTATCAAGGGAGTCAAAGCGTTGATAACTGCACTGAGGAACTGGCTAAAAAGAGAG GTCACCGAGCCAGCCAGCGAGGTCCCAGACCATATCAGACCCAACCATCTCATTAAAATGCTCACCAAGGAAATCCAGTACCTTGAG GAGTACCAGAACGGGAACTGTGGAAACAAGCCAATGAAACTTCAAGAAAGCTCCATTTGTCCTTCCACAAGGTCTGCACACGAGCGAGGGTCTCATGCACGCAAGACCGCCAGACGCCTTCGTggccaccaccatcatcatcatcgccaccaccaccatcatcaccatcatcatcatcataatcaccaACACTCAGACGGCCCTAAAGCTCCCTCACACCTGGATATCTATGAGCAGCACACGCAGGAGGTCTTGAAAAGACTGGAAATGGGTCCCTATGAGGAG GATGCCTCCTTTAACCTGAAAGTCAATGGCAAATTCAATAAGGTTTCGACAGCTTCAGCCGCAGCAGCAGAACGCAGTTTGGAAAATGACCTGCGTCTGGTTCTGTGTAATGGACAAATAGTGAG AGATAACAGGCAGCATGTTACAGAAAAAAGACCAAGGATAAAGGAAGAGGAGGAAGGCCGAGACGTGAAGAGGGACTCACTCAAGATCAAACTGATCCCTAAAGAGGAGGAACAGGAAGTGCACATTCAAGTGAAAGAGGAGGATAAACGTCATCTTGTAGCCAGAGGAGTAAAGGACTTCACAG ATATGAGTAAAGAAGAGAGTTCAGATCTCAGGAACAGAGAATCAGTACTTTCAGACATTTCATCAGACTCTGAATCGGATACAGAGTTTACTACACAG AAAAAGAACTGCTCTGAGGAGGAATCCGAGAGTTCTtcagaggaagaggaggatgaaAAGATGAAGAGGGTTGGAGACGACAAAGTTAACACCAAAAGCTGCTCTAGCTTCACTATGGATACACACAAGTCCCGGCGAAGAATTAGCAGTTTTGAAAAATGTCTTAAAAG AGAATCGGTCACCTTGGCCAGTGCTGAAGAGGATGCTATCCAGGGAATGCTGGCTGTTGCAGGACTGCTGTATTCTCACCCAACAAAAGATCCCAGCAGCTCACAGGAATCCTGGTGGTCTCGGACCAACCACACCTCTCCTGAATACA GTAGAAAGAAGGTTGCATCAGGAGAGGAGAATCAGGATTCAGACAGCAATTCTTCACAG GAGGATTTTGAGGCTCGTGAGCACTCAGGAGGAGGATGCCACTCGAGCAAACTCCAGCACAGGATCCAGGAGCACAAGAGCTTCATGGACAGTCagggcagcagcagcagcagcagtagtagtgaAACGTGGAGCAGTTGCACACAGTCTCCAGCTCACAGGGAAAGCCCAACAATGACCTATCAGTACTGTGAGACCTCACTGTCACCACCACTGCACCCGTCTAAGAGGCCTGCCGCAAACCCTCCACCAGTCAGCAATCAGGCCACCAAAG GTAAACGTCCTAAGAAAGGCATGGCCACAGCGAAGCAGAGACTGGGCAAGATTCTCAAACTCAGCAGACACAAACCCTTTTTTGTGTAG